The Phyllostomus discolor isolate MPI-MPIP mPhyDis1 chromosome 4, mPhyDis1.pri.v3, whole genome shotgun sequence genome window below encodes:
- the SPC25 gene encoding kinetochore protein Spc25, with translation MSCVGKSAGLRPPGEALSYKMVEDELALLDKNINEFWNKFKSNVSDTSCQMVGLRDTYKDINKALAEKLSVKLKEEERMVQMYQGYQNQICRQNKLIEEKKDNLSKLIVEVNGKKQELEALTAKIQDLKEEYAKKKETISTAKKANDERLQRLQKSVDLYKDRLGLEIRKIYGDKLQFIFTNIDPKHPDSPFMFCVHLNEARDYEVSDSAPHLECLAEFQENLRKTKNFSAFLANVRKAFSTMVHN, from the exons ATGTCTTGTGTGGGAAAGTCGGCGGGGCTCAGGCCTCCCGGAGAAG CATTGTCTTACAAAATGGTAGAGGATGAATTGGCACTGTtggataaaaacataaatgaattttgGAATAAATTCAAAAGCAATGTCAGTGACACCTCCTGTCAGATGGTGGGACTAAGAGATACCTACAAGGACATCAATAAAGCATTGGCAG aaaagCTCTCTGTGAAATTAAAGGAAGAAGAACGAATGGTTCAAATGTATCAAGGATATCAGAATC AGATCTGTAGGCAGAATAAGCTcattgaagaaaagaaagataacttGTCCAAGTTGATTGTGGAAGTCAATGGCAAAAAGCAGGAGCTGGAAGCACTGACTGCAAAAATCCAGGATCTTAAGGAAGAATATGCGAAGAAGAAGGAAA ctaTTTCCACTGCTAAAAAAGCTAATGATGAGAGGTTGCAAAGGCTACAGAAATCTGTAGACCTGTATAAAGATCGACTTGGACTAGAAATTCGAAAAATTTATG GTGATAAATTACAGTTCATATTCACTAATATTGACCCTAAACATCCTGATAGCCCATTTATGTTTTGCGTGCACCTGAATGAAGCAAGGGACTATGAAG tgtcTGATAGTGCTCCTCATCTTGAATGCCTGGCAGAATTTCAAGAGAATTTAAGGAAGACCAAAAATTTTTCGGCCTTTCTTGCTAATGTTCGGAAAGCTTTTAGTACTATGGTTCATAATTAA